The stretch of DNA CTCAGTGATGTGAGCACATTTTAATTGCATTATTCACATAATCTCCCTGTGAGCATGTCAGCACCCTCTAATGTGAAATTTGACTAAATGATTGactgttttgtaaaataaaagtaacaAGGAAACCTCTGAGAGCAGAACGTAGTCATGTGATCCTAGTCATGTGATTCTCGCCATCTAAGGAGCAGCATTCAAGGATTTGAGAAATCAAATGCCATGTCAAAAGTGATAGTGAGTTATGCCAATCACTGTAAGCTAATTACTGTCATAACAGCTAACTTAAATTATAGGCATTAACGAGCGCGATTTTTTGTTGATATCTTGTCAACCCAACCTCAGAGATTTCCTGATGCCTCTGAAGATATTCAAAAGAACAGAGGTAATGGTTAAAATGGTAGAATCAGCTATGTAAGCTAAATCATAAATGCTGATGTTGCACTAATTCTGCTAGAAAGTTTAAAGTGAAACCTCTAGCATGCTTCATTTTGGAAATGACTGTAGGAGATGGATCTAACACTGTAGCTTCTAATTAGAAGACCTTTTTTTAATCCTGTATCGCTTCTTTCACTCTCAGCCTGTAGGCTTGCTGTAAAAGTCTAATTCCTTCTTTTAAATTACTCAACTGGAAATGGAGAAATGAGGCTCAAAGCAAAATGATGATCCAACTGTGTAGCTCTGCATTTACTGCAATGTTCAAGGAAAGTATCTacatttaaacatgtattttcattACCCTAGTCATTGCAGTTTAGTGTTTACAGTAGGGCTGTCATGTTACAGGGCTTTGTTTGAATATCTAAAGGATCACTAAGAAACATTAGaggtatttacatttttatattagtttttttttttttatgtagacCATGAAATATTTTCCCCATAGCAGGTCCTCTCACATGGTAGGGCCATATTTAATATAGGTTTAGTAGATTATCTATGTTGCAGTTGTCTGTATAATGGCTGTATGACAATACCAAAAGAACAATCAGAAAACGACTGCTGATTTAATCAAAACACTCTTGTTTTGAATTTCTAATAAAGtcttatacatttatacattgttTACTACAGGATCTGAAGAGGCTAATGGGCATGTGTGCTGCAATTCTGTGCCAGAAAAATAGATAAGTTTGAttgaataataacaaaacacttTGTGAAACTTATATAATGGCACTTTTCATTTGCATGGTACCTCCTCGACATGGTTCAGCATAGCTCTAGATGCTTTTCAGTCCCCAGTCCCTGAtagcttttccactagcacagctacCCCAATTAAATATTACCAGTGATGTTgcaaaaaataatttctaatGGGAGCCATGTGCTTTGAAATCCACAGCAATGCCAGCTGTAATGTTAAGCATTGTTTAGCCAACTAGTGTGTTTACATCTTCAAACGACCACTGTGTAATTTATGAGCTACCATCGTGAGTCATTGTTCTGTAGCTTGGAGATAATACAAATGCCTAGTTTGTGCTGGTGACCTGCATTTTATCATGattcaaataaaatcaaatttatttgtatagcactttttacaaaaaAGCAATTAAGAagtctctctggacaatcagcactCTATAGCATTATGGTCAGTTGCCCCATAAGACCATGGTGCATCAAGTCAGCCTTCATCTACAGCACTCTACAGTAAGTAAGTACTTACTTAcctacttacttacttacaaGGTTTACTTGGAACCATGAGAGTGCAGGGACTAAGAAAAGCAAAACAGCCAAGTAGAGTCGAGACAAGTAGGTACCATTCAGTGGAAAAAGGCTATAAGTGGACAAAGGCCAACATAATGAAGTTTTTGAAAAATCTTAATGTTGGTATTCAGATCATTCTTGCCAGCCCTAGATGTTGAAAAATGTGATGTAGATCTACCcagccttgtacccaatgattctggataggTTCTGGTCCCACTGTgacactgatcaggatgaagcagttacagaagaagaatgaatgaatgaattaaactcaCCCAGCATCTTGGTGACTTGTCTTCTACGCCCACTCTCCACTTGTATCCTCCAGCTGGTGTCCGCACTGCAGTTCTTTCCCAGTTTCCTGCCCTGCTGCCTTTGCTCCCTACCTAGCCTCAACCCAATCACCAGATAAAGCGCACTGATCACAGTCATGGGGACAAAGTAAAAGAGCACAGTGGTCACTTGGATCACAAGGTTGTAGATCCACTGTGGTTTGAGAAGGTTGCAGGTGGCCGACTCCAGGACCTTCTCAGGCAGGTAGTAATAGTGAAGGCCATGGAGGGAAGTGTTTGGAATGGCACAAATCAAAGACACAGCCCAAACCCCTCCAATGACCCTCTGGGCATGCTTGTTAGTGATGGCATAGCGGGTCTTGAGCGGGTGGACCACGGCTATATAGCGCTCAACACTCAGAACAGTGACATTGAGCACAGATGCAAAGcaaactgtctcaaacaaaAAGATCTTGAAAGAGCAAACACACTCCCCAAATGGGAATGGGTAGTTCTGCCACAGGTCATAGATTTCCAGGGGCATTCCAAAAAGTAGCACTAGTAAGTCCGAAACAGCTAAGCTGAAGAGGTACAAGTTGGTGGGAGTTCGCATTTTCCTATGCTTAGTGATCACTGTACAAGTTAGAAGGTTTCCAACCACTCCAGTGATGAAGATAAGGATGTATGTTAGAGTTAcagggagaaagaaaggagatCTTCTTGGCCCCAGAAGTCTGAACAGAATATCATCCAGAGTTTGCAGCTGACAGCTCTCATTGCCAGTGTGGTTCAGTGTGGTGATGTTGCACACAGCAAAGCCAAATTCTGTTCCATTCAAATCACAAAAGCAGTTCAAAGACATTGTCGTGGAACAGGAAATCCACAGGTTCCAGTCTAGGAGAGCTTCAGAGTTGCTACTGATTCTGATTGCAGTTAAGTTCTAGACCCCATGTTTGCTGTAATGGAAACCTAGGAAAATGAGATTGCACTCATTACCATGATGTATATGTGGAGGCATTCAGAAATTACATCCAAATAGGGCTGTCACTAGTCATTTTATGAGAAATATATTCATTACTTCTGCCAGTTTACAGACCTGAACTTTAAAAAGTCCTAAGTATGGACTGAACAATAAGCAAAGACTTTAAAGATCTACAAATATCTATACAAGGATAGCACAAGAtaactttaaaaatatcttctttggataaatatatcatttatattatatataacattatatataccattataaaatatatcattttataaaacaatatatttaaaaaatttaaaaaattataaatatgtcTGCACCCATCGCGCAAATTAAACAGTAGAATAATATGAATACAAAACCTATTTTCAAAGTCATGATGCTGtgcaaaattttataaaaatacaatgaaattatatacaaataattttaactttttaaatgaaaacagagaATATTATAAAAGAACCATAAGCCTACAACAATAATGGCACAACAGGAATGAAAAACATGAATTGggaattaaatatatgtatccTTTAGGCCAAAAACCCAAGATCCTTCCTTACAACACTGGCAACATTTTCATGGCCTTAGATCTGTACTTCTGTTTTCCCTTGTTTTAATTTGAGGAAATTGCAGAACATCCATTCCTTAATAGCTGCAATATATTCAGACAGATTTTTATCTATCTAAATCACTTCACTTGACAGAAAGATAAAGCATTAAAATGATAACAAGTATTAAACTGACTAATGAGATTTCCCAAAAGAtgcatgtgtaaaaaaaaaaaaatatggccAAGGATGGATACTTGGGGAACTCCACAGTAAAGATCAGCCCATGGGGACTTTCTGTTACCAACATTCACTAAAACTTTGTTTGAAATATGTGATGAAATCAATTTTAGGGCTGTCCCCAATGTGCCAATCTACCGTATAAATCTACAGTAGAAAAGACAACCTTATGTATGTTCATAGTAGTTAAAGCCTCtctaactgtgtaattacaacTAGAACACAATACATTCAGGTACAAATAATGAATCTCCGTCATTTTCCATTCACACTCTACTCACTTATATCTTCCTCTAAAGTCCAAAATTGTTATCATTGGGACATGATGCATTTAACTGAGAAAGGCTAATTATAAACTCAGTGAAATCAAAAAGTTTGAACACTTGCTCATCCCATATCTCTTCTGAAATCAGGTTTTGCTCATCTTGGATGGCCAGTTTTAGGAGGTTTATACCATTCAgactgacacttggcattatatattgtgatataaggTTCATTGTTGTGATATAAGGTTGCATGGTGTCACACATGGCTGCTCCAGAGTTATCTTATATTCTCATAGGGGTATTTTCCCAGACAGGGAATAAACCTAATCCTGGACTACACAggattttgaattgtgattttccattgaaaggagtccagaactaggcttaatccctgtctggggcACTACCCCATAATGTTTACATGAAGTTAGTGAAGTTAGCTACTAGgataattataatcatatagGTAGTTCACAAGGCAATAATTGGTGGCAGGGTACCTATTGACCACGTTTACACCTGAGGTGCCAAAAGCATCAATCAATCAGCTGGGCTTCCTGAAAGCTacttgggaaaaaaaaatgttagagaGAACATGACGCCAAGCATTTTTTCTACAAGTTAATATTATCTTAAATCTATGATACTTTTGGGAAGCCCGTTGGTGTATCAATGTTAGAAAAAACCTTGTCATGTTACATAACATGTACTAGTTATTTGAAATGACCAGGTGTAAACGTAAAGGTCTGCTGTACTTTGTACTAATGACTCAATATCAATGGGGTGAGTCATTCTCAAAAAAACATATTCCATTTGCATTTAGAGTTTTTGGCAGTTACTGTTATCCACAGCAGCTTTCTCTTTGAGATGCAAAGCAAACTGGCCTgtacctcactcactcattcacactcagtAACTCACTCACTAATATATAAACACTTATGTTTAAGAGGGTACTTTTCAATGCTTTACCTTAAGGACACTATTTCCTTgttaaaaaaactttttaaaacactcATAGTTTGTTTGTGCTGAAAAAAGTAGAGAGCAACAATACTATAATGACCATCATCTCAGGATCATTTCCTTCTACATGTCTCTCACCTGTACAGTATTTCACCATCTGATTTCTCATGTAATTGTGATGTAAGGTGATGTGCCATGTCCCGTAGTGTCAGGCAGGTATAAAGCTTTGTAATACGGAGTCCAAAGGGACCATTGGAGAAAACATAAAAGCCCAACTGGAGAACAGTGCATGATTGGGCTTTGATTGGTGGCATGATTCATTCAGATGGCAGCAGGCAGCTCTGAGGGTAAAGCAGCAGAAACCTTAGGAAATCAGAATAGCCACCAAATCCTCTACTGGACCTTACACGTATATAATTCATAAGCTTTTCTGCTGGAGCTACACTGTCGGAATAAAAGCCTAGtgtgcatttatatttttgttcaccAAAGGTACAAATGTACTctctaaagaaaaacaatggtctTACACTCCAGTCCTTTTCcactggaggaaaaaaaatacatacatatcaGACAATGCCATGAGGGAACAAGCCCACTGTGTGGGCATCATACACTATACTGGTTTGTCTAATTTGGAAAGAAAAAATAGTCTATTTCATTCTTCAGTACCTCCATTAAAAGATCAATATACAGACCCACCCAACtatcaatccatccatccatctcacTAAGGCttaaagaacaacttcttttatGATGAAAATTGCCATTTGAATAAGTACATTTTTGGATCCCAAGACATTATTTAGTGACGTCTTAAAAAGTTTCAATGTGGGACTTTTAATA from Hoplias malabaricus isolate fHopMal1 chromosome 5, fHopMal1.hap1, whole genome shotgun sequence encodes:
- the nmur3 gene encoding LOW QUALITY PROTEIN: neuromedin-U receptor 2 (The sequence of the model RefSeq protein was modified relative to this genomic sequence to represent the inferred CDS: inserted 2 bases in 1 codon) yields the protein MSLNCFCDLNGTEFGFAVCNITTLNHTGNESCQLQTLDDILFRLLGPRRSPFFLPVTLTYILIFITGVVGNLLTCTVITKHRKMRTPTNLYLFSLAVSDLLVLLFGMPLEIYDLWQNYPFPFGECVCSFKIFLFETVCFASVLNVTVLSVERYIAVVHPLKTRYAITNKHAQRVIGGVWAVSLICAIPNTSLHGLHYYYLPEKVLESATCNLLKPQWIYNLVIQVTTVLFYFVPMTVISALYLVIGLRLGREQRQQGRKLGKNCSADTSWRIQVESGRRRQVTKMLAVVVLVFAICWAPFHIDRLLWSFITQWTDHMHNVFEYVHILSGVLFYLSSAVNPIIYNLLSSRFRERFFELMCNRVDGNTSRNSSPPSCKRXSFPKGPVAITPSMQAAAAATGSHPSVIFSRRWEQELETAFM